In Leptospira montravelensis, the DNA window ATTTTCTCTTGCTGCTTCCCAATCACTATGTCTGTCCCCAATCATGGCAATGGAACTAGGTTCTAAATTGTATTTGCGAACATACTCTGCGAGGATTTCTCCCTTAGTATGAATGGTGTCTTGGTTGATGACTACGATAGGTTCAAAGTATTGTAAAACGCCTGCGGTATCCAAAACGGTTTCTATATAAGCTTTTCTTCCGTTGGAGGCACAAGTGATGGTGTATCCCTTTTCTTTGAGATAATGGATGGTAGATCCAACACCTGCATAAAAATCCCCACCACCGCTACGGATCGAGTCACAGAGAAGGTCTAGAACCCTTCCCGAAATTTGGTCCCTTTCGGGTTCAGGAAGCTCCGGCAAAAGGTTTTTAAAGATGGTGCGGACTGGTTTTCCAATTTCATTCATAATCTGGTCGTGACTGGGTAAGGACGTGATTTTTCCCGTCTTTTGCGCAAACTCTTCGATTGCCTGCACATACGTCTTAAAGATTATGGATTCTGAGGAAAATAAGGTCCCATCGACATCGAAGGCGACCATGCGGATTTCCCCCAGGCGGTTTTCTTGCATTACCACCAGAAAAGAATTTGGCGGTCTCTTGGCAAGTAAGGAATTGGAAGTTATGCTCGTGCAAAGCAGTTTATCAGATGTTCTAAAGGCACGCGAAGAGTTGTATTCCCGGACAAATTGGACGGATCCTACCTCGCAGTTACAAAATCGAGTGAAAGGTGAAGAACTTTCTCGGTATTTTGTTCTCTCGGAATCTGAAATCATAGGAATTAAAGAAACCATTCGTTTGCATGTTTCTACCACCCCATATTATCTATCTTTGTCTAGTCCAGACGATCCCAATTGCCCGATACGAAAAATGATTGTCCCTAGATCGGAAGAAGCAGTTCTCTCTTCGGAAGAAAGTGCCGATCCTTTGGATGAAGAACGACTAAGTCCTGTTCGTGGACTGACCCATATGTATCCCAATCGGGTGCTTTTATTTTCTAACCATTCTTGTAGTGTGTATTGCCGTCATTGTATGCGTGGTCGAAAGGTATCCTCGAGTGAAGAAAGAATGGAAAAAGGGGATTTGGAAAAGGCATTCGATTACATACGTAACCATCCAGAAATTGAAGATGTAGTCATTAGCGGTGGAGACCCTTTAAACTTAGCAGATGTTAGACTTGAGTGGATCCTTTCGGAATTAAATTCCATCCCTCATGTAAAAATTTGTAGATTGGGAACAAGAAATCCAGTCACTTTGCCATTTCGCATCACAGAGTCTTTATGCAAAATCATAGAAACTTATAATAACGACAAACTTTCCATATTTTGTAATACCCAGTTCAACCATCCCAAAGAATGCACAAAAGAATCGAAAGAAGCTATCCTTCGTTTATTAAAAGCAGGAGTTTCTGTGGGCAACCAGTCCGTTCTTTTAAAAGGCATCAATGATGAAGAAGAAACTATGCTTACTCTTCATAAAAAACTGCTAGAGATGCGGGTTCGTGCTTATTATCTATATGATCCAGAACTCATTCCAGGTTCCAGAGGATTTCGAACTCCACTGGCTCGTGGAATTGAAATTGTAGAATATATGAGGGGAAAAATTGGAGGGATGGGGATTCCGCAATTTGTAAACGACCTTCCTGGTGGAGGTGGAAAAATCACCATTGCACCTAACTGGTATTTGGGGTACAATCCAAAAACGCGTCAACACGTATTTCGATCGGCAGTCACCAAAAAAATCCATTTATCTTTTGAACCAATTGATTCCAATAAAGAATCTTATTATCCTGTTTTGAGTGAAAAAGAGTTGGAGACACTTGGATTATGAAAGGTACGGTTATCCTTGCTTGCGATATTTATGATCCAAACACACCTGAACTTTCTCAGGAATGGGAATCCGAAGAGACCATCCAAAAAATGGAAACTACCATCCAGGCATTGGGTTATGAAGTAGCTGTTTTATCAAATCCTACAGAGATCACTTCTGTTCTCTGTAACATTCCCATAGGAGACAGAAGCCGTTGGATCGTTTGGAATCTTGTGGAAGGATACCATTCGCCAAATAGAGAAGCCTACATACCAGCGTTATGCGAATATTTGGCAGTTCCTCATACTGGAAGTTCCGCTTCCGTCCAAACCCTCACCTTAGATAAATATAAAACCAAACTATTATTGAAATCCTTTGGAATTCCTACTGCTGATTTTTGGCTTGTGAAAGATAAAAATCATACTCCGCCGGAGAACTTTCCTTTATTTGTAAAACCAAATGGAGAAGGATCTAGTATTGGAATTGGAGAAGAAAACCTGATCCAAACAACATCAGATTGGGAAAAACGAATACCAACTCTTCTTAAAAAATACAATCACCTCCTTGTTGAACCTTACCTTTCAGGAAGGGAGCTTACGATCGGTGTAATCGGAAACAAAGGGAGTTACATGGCCACGGTCCCTGCCTTTGTTGATTATCCTGGATTCGTTTATAGTGATCTTGTAAAATCCAAGGAAAGTTTTGTGGAATCCTTAGACTTTTTAGTATCAAAAGAACTATCAAACTCTCTCCAAACTTATGCATTACAAATTGCAAATGTCTTAGAAAGTTCAGGTTACATTCGTATTGATTTTAAATTGGAAAATGATCTCCCTTATCTATTGGAAGTGAATGCAACACCAGGCTTTTCCTCTGTGTATTCCACATTACCTTTGTTATGGGAAAAAAACGGGAAGTCTTACCCTGAACTCCTAAACCACTGTTTGGAATTGGGGTTTTTAGAATACCAACATCATCATCGTTACAAGTACGCAAAGGATAGAAACCTATGAATATCGTTGAAACTTTAAAAAAGGATGTAGAAACTCATCCTGTCCTCAGGTCGCAGTGGTTATTAGAACGAAATGTCTCTATGAGTTTTAATGACTTAATTTTATGGTTAAGCCAAGAATACTTCGTGTCCATCGGATTTGTGGATTGGTTTCTATTAGTTGCCGCAAAAACGAGAGACCAAAATGCAAAGATAGTTCTTGTGGAGAATATTTGGGGAGAACTCGGTGAAGGTAAAATTGCCGACACTCATGTATCCATCTTAATTGAATTTTTAACAAAATTAAACTTTGATTTTGCAAACCATCAGTTATTGCCAGAAACAAAAACTTATTTAGATAAGATGGAATCTATTATAGAGAAAGGATTTTTTTATGGACTGGGGGCATTGGGACCTGCAAACGAATACTTATTAAAACTAGAATATTCACAGATTTCAGCTGCATATAAAAAACTTAAAACCGAAATGACTTTGCCGGAAGGTAAATTTTTTCAAGTGAATTTGGATGCAGATGAAGGCCATAGCCAACGAATGTTTGAACTCATTGAAGAAACAGCAAAAACCGAGGAATCTAAAAAACAGGTGATAGAAGGTAATTTACTGGCTTTAGTCGCTCGGGAAGATTTTTACACGGGACTTTCCCGGTTGGACAAAGAACGGCTTACGAAAGTTTAATTCTATATCGTTTTAAAAAATACATAATTCCCATTCCCAAAAATGGGACGAGGGGCAAGTACAATAAAAAACTAAAGTATTTGTATATGTCCATTTTCCAGATGAGTTGTCTGACTGCAAAAAATCCTGGATAACGTATCCCTGATTCAATGAGCTGGACCTCTCCGGCACACAAATCTCTACTTAGTTGTTTGTGAATCGACTGCAGCTCACTGTCAGTCAGTTTATGAAAAGAAACGATAGTTATCTGGTCTTTTGTTTTTTCGCGAATGGATTTAGCAAGGCGGGTGCAAAACCCACAGTTCCCATCGTATACTAATACTGCATTTTGTGATTGCATATGGTTGGTTTTATTTTGGAAAAAAATCTTCGGGTTGTGACTTTAAGGTTTGGATGGTAGCGGGAATGAGTGATTGGTTAAGACCCAACCAATAATAATACCAACTTTCATCCTTTTCGATTCCTTGTGCGATAGACATATACCATTTGTTGATATTATTGTCTGGTTTACTGCGCCAAAATAGTGGTCTACAATGTTCTAAAATTTGGTCCCAAATATCGCGACCCACACCGGCTCCTCTTGCAACTCCATTGACAGCAAACTTTGAAAGTAAAAATCCATGCTCTGTTTTTTGCAACCATGCGCAGGCTCTGTAGGACTCTTCTAAAAATAATACATCAAATTTAGTATTGTAAAATTCTGGTTTTAAAGGTTTACCAAAAGATTCTTCAATGAGTTGGAAAACTCTTGGCATATCCACATCCTCTGTGGAATGACAAACTCTAATTTTATTTTTTCGCTTAACAAGTGTTCCACTTCCTTTCACTGTGAAAAGTTCAGTCAGTAGGGTAAAGGGGGAAGTGAGGACAATGCTGAATTTTGGATCTTCGATTTTTGACAATAGGTCTTCAGAAAGTTGGAAAAAATCCTCCTGTGACCTAGAAAGTGTCACCCCTTCCGGAAGAGATAAATGGAAATCTCTTTGTAAGATAGATTTCACCTTACCAGAGTTAGGCTCTTTTAGGGGTCCATCGATGGAAACATAAATAACCTTTGAAGAATGGAGGATGGAGCGACATCTGTCAATGAGTGCAGAAAGTTTTTCAGATTCATCCTCCCAGAGTAAAATGGGTATTTTTTTCTGAGCAATGATCCTTGAGACTTCTTCTTTGAGTGGAAGGTTACGATCTACGACTTGGTAGGAAAAACCAAGGCTTTTTTCTCCATCGATATTGGTTTGTTCGAGTGGGAAAAAAACTTTCAAATATTGAAAACTATCAACTTCCAGTATGACAAAAGGAAAAAGATCCAGTTGGTAAAGAAGTTTAAGGTCAGAAAATAAGGCTTCGGAACTATCAAAAATAGTTTCTGTGTCGGCATATAGGATGGCAAAGGATTCAGGAGAAAGAGATTGGAATTCCTTTAAGAAAAGAAGACCATCTCTTGGATCTCTTGTGATTTCAAAGACTCTGCTGAGTACGTCTTTGGAATTCATTTCCCCCCTCTGATTTCGTAATCCACAATTTTTGCTTTGAGGTTTGCATGTTTTAAACTTAAATGTGCATTTTCTTTCAGACCAAATTTTCCGAGAAGGGAAAAGTCGCCTGAAAGGACTGTAAACTTCCAACCACCAAATTCATTTTTGATGACCTTTCCAAATTGAAAGTACATCTCTTTTAAATCTTCCATTGGTTTTCCAATCCGTTCTCCATAAGGAGGGTTGGTGATCACATGGCCTTCTTTTCCGAAATTGTTTTTTAACTCCAAACAATTTCCCACTTCAAAGGAAACAAAGTCTTCCACTCCGGCTTCATAAGCATTTTCTTTTGCGATACGAACAGCTTCTGGATCAATATCAAATCCAAAAAGATGAGGTTTGGTTGGTTTTTCTTTTTTCCTTTCAGAAAATACATAAGTAGGAAAAAGAATTTGGAATACGGGAGATTCAGCAAATAGAAACCGATTGATCTCTCCATACAAACGTTCCCGAAGCGCCGCTTCAATGAGGATAGTTCCTGATCCGCACATAGGATCTACTAATGTATTTCCTTCTTTCCATCCAGATATTTCTAACATGGCTTGCGCAATGGGTTCTCTAACTGGGGCATTTCCTGCAAAAAGTCTGTACCCACGTCTTCCCACGGGATCTCCTGAAAGAGAAAGTTCAATGCTAAACTTGTCAGTATGGGAACGAACCACGATGGTGATATCTGCCATTCGTTTTTCAATTTCAGGAAGCGGAATTTTTTTACTTCGCAGGCGATCGAGAACTGCATCTTTGGTTCGATGCATTGTAAATTCTGAGTTTTTTAATTTGTCTTTGGTTTCTGCATCAATTCGAAAACTTACATCTGGGCCAATGTATTTTTCCCAAGGTAATTCGCAGGTTTTGGCATAAAACTCATCGTAGGTTTCTGCATTTTCATGTAGCAACTGTAAGTTGATGCGAGAAGCAAATTTGGTTTGAATGGCAAATTGAATCACATCTTCTTTTTTTCCTGAGAAAAAAACTCCACCTCGGTTGGAACTGTTAATTTTGAGATGGTGTGATTTTAATTCGGACTCCAAAAGCGAAGAAAGACCTTCTCCGCAAATGGCATGGTAAGTGGGGTGAGTAGGTTTTATTCCGAATCTCCTAATTTTTGGGCCAAGTAGTTAGGAAGAGAGATAGAATCAATGATGGATTTTTGTGTTTCAATCCAATCGATATGTTCTTCTTCGGAAACTAAGATTTTTTCCAAAAGTTCACGAGTCCCATTGTCTTTTGCAGCCACACAGATATCGATTCCTCGGTTGAGACGTTCGACTGCATTGTATTCTAGTTGTAAATCATGGTCCAACATTTCTGGAACTGTTTGGCCAACATTGATTTTTAGATATTTTTGCAGGTCGGGAATGCCATCGAAAAAAAGAATTCTTTCGATGATTTCGTCTGCATGTTTCATTTCTTCAATGGATTCTTTTCTGAGGTATTCTGCAAGTTCCAAATATCCCCAGTTTTTACAGAGTTTTGCATGAATAAAATACTGATTGATGGCTGTGAGTTCAGCCGCTAGAACTTCCGCTAAAATGTCGATTACTTCTTTTTTTCCCTTCATATGGGTAGCCTCATTTTCTCTCTTCAAATGGAAAGATAATTGGTTTTCATAGAATAGGCAAGCCTAAACTATATTCTAATGAAGAAAGTTTACATTCACAATCCATCATTGAGTGTATTCGGAAAACACAAAGGATCACAACTAAATTTGTCCTTTGCAACCGCAAAACAATCTGTACATGAGTTTCAATCTCACAAAATCCAATTCATCATCTACGCTAGTTTTTCACCTGATTCTTATAATAAAGAATACCATTTATCTGCTAAACTCCCTGGGTTACTGGGAATTCGAGATGTATATTCCATAAGGATGGAAACTGCTTCTTCTTCGGGAGCATCAGCTTTCCAATTGGGAGTGAATTTAATTCAAAGTGGAAGGTTTGATCATGGACTTGTTGTGGCAACGGAACTAATGAGCCAACTCAACCGAGAAGAAAGTAATCTTTTGTTAGGTTCTGTTTTATCGGATTCCCAAAGAGCACTTGGAATGTCTATGGCCCAAGGTGGAGCTATGATCACTCGGAAGTATTTAAATGACTATGGATACAAAGAAGAAGATCTTTTTGCCATTTCAAAAAAATTACACGATAACGGACTTAAAAATCCCAAAGCCCATATCAAAAAGAATTTAACTTTGGAAGAATATCAAAACCAAACAATGATATCTAGTCCCTTGGGATTGTATGATATCTCACCACTTTCTGATGGGTCGGCTGCCCTCATTCTTTCCAAAAATCCAAGTTCCATTTCTGTGAAAGGAATGGGATATGGAACTGCGCCTTTCCTTACTTCCGCAGATCCCAGTTTTCTTGCCAATTGCCTAGCTTTTGAAAAGGCCTATTCCGAAGCAGGTGTTCGCCCAGAGGATATCGATTTTGCGGAATTACATGATGCTTTCACTCCCTTTGAACTAGTAGGCGCAGAAGATGCTGGCTTTTTCAAACGAGGGGAGGCATTATTCCAAGTAAAAGCAGGCCTTACTCATCCTAAGGGAAAAATTCCTATCAATTCGTCTGGTGGACTCAAATCAAGAGGCCATCCCGTGGGTGCTTCGGGCCTGGCACAAATTGTCGAACTTTGCCGCTTCTTTGAGGAATGGCCGGAAAAGCGGTTGGCAGTAGCACAAAGTATAGGTGGACTTGCTACAAACAACTTTGTGTCGATATTAGAAAGAACCTGATGCCCGAAAAAATACTGATCATCCAAACTGCCTTTTTAGGTGACCTGATCCTATCCACTTCGTTTTTCCATGCGGTCAAAACGGAACACCCAGGGGCGGAAATCCATGTACTTGTGAATGCGGGGACAGAATCTGTATTAGATAATAATCCAGATATAACAAAGGTTTGGTCACTCGACAAAAAGCGGATCAAAAAAAATCCATTTGCCTTTTTACATTTTGCTGGTTTGCTCAAGAAAGAATCATTTAACAAAGTGTATTCGGCACATTTTTCTTTTCGCTCGAGTTTGTTATCTTATCTTACAAGAGCTCCCATACGTATTGGATATAAAGAATCTGGTTTTTCTTTTTTGCATACAAAAACAGTGCAAAGACCAAAACAAGGTCCACATGAAGTAGAAAAACTTTTTTCTCTTTTATTTGAGGAATATGATTTTCCAAAAGGAAGAGAAAGACGCCCTTATTTATTTCCAGGCCAACTAGAGGAAGAATCCTTTTCTAAAACCAAAAAGGATATTTTAAACAATGAGGAGGGATACATTCTTGTGGCTCCATCTTCCCTTTGGGAAACCAAACGTATGCCAGAAGAAAAATTTGTAAGTGTCATTACCCAAATTCTTCGCAAACGAAAAGAAACAGTTATCTTAATTGGAAGCAAAGCAGATTTAGAAATTGAAAACACTATCTTTCGATTGATGAAAACAGAACCATTACAACTTCGGGAACGGAGCCGGTTGCTTTCTCTTGTGGGGAAAACCAACTTAAAAGAATTGATGGTTTGGATTCAAAATGCCAAAGCCATTATTTCCAATGACTCGAGTCCTATCCATTTTGCTTCTGCCTTTAATACTCCTACTGTGATGCTTTATGGAGCAACCATACCTGCGTTTGGTTATGGAAGCCTTTCGGACCAACATAAAATTATGGAAGTACAAGGTCTTAATTGCAGGCCTTGCGGAATTCATGGCGGAAGAATCTGTCCGGAAGGACATTTTCGTTGTATGATGGATCAAAACCCTGTTCGCATTTTTGAAGCCCTAGAGGAAATCATTAAAGTATGAAATTACCAAATAAAAAAACAAAAGAATACAACTCTAAATTATATCGAAGTCGGCTCACAAACATTCAGAAAAAGTTGAAAAAAGGGGAAATTTTTATCCTTTTTGCGGCAAACCATAAAATCAGAAATCGTGATGTAGAGTATAAGTTTCGACAAAATTCAGACTTCTATTACCTAACAGGAATTACAGAAGAAGATTCTATTTTAGTGATCACAAAAGACATTACAGGAATGTTCTGTTTACCCAAAGATAAAGAAAAAGAAATTTGGACAGGTATTAGGCTCGGAAAAGAAAAAATCAAATCCATGTTAGGTTTAGATTTTACTTATGACTTAACCGATTGGGAAAAAGAAAAACCTGCCATCTTAATTGGGAATCATACTTTGTATTATTTTTTTGGTGAAAATCCAGACCGTGACCGGGAACTAATCTCTGAATGTCGTAATCTTTCGGAGAGAGCAAGGGAAGGAAAATTTGGACCACACCGCATCGAACATCCCAATTTTTTACACGAAGAAAGGCTCACTAAATCCAAAGAAGAAATTTCACTCTTAAAAAATGCAGCAGAAATCACAAAACTGGGCCATATGCGCATTATGCGAGAAAGTAAACCAGGAATGTATGAATATGAATTGGAAGCTTTACTCGATCATGAATATTTAAAATACGGATCGATTGGCGGTGGTTATGGG includes these proteins:
- a CDS encoding thiolase family protein: MKKVYIHNPSLSVFGKHKGSQLNLSFATAKQSVHEFQSHKIQFIIYASFSPDSYNKEYHLSAKLPGLLGIRDVYSIRMETASSSGASAFQLGVNLIQSGRFDHGLVVATELMSQLNREESNLLLGSVLSDSQRALGMSMAQGGAMITRKYLNDYGYKEEDLFAISKKLHDNGLKNPKAHIKKNLTLEEYQNQTMISSPLGLYDISPLSDGSAALILSKNPSSISVKGMGYGTAPFLTSADPSFLANCLAFEKAYSEAGVRPEDIDFAELHDAFTPFELVGAEDAGFFKRGEALFQVKAGLTHPKGKIPINSSGGLKSRGHPVGASGLAQIVELCRFFEEWPEKRLAVAQSIGGLATNNFVSILERT
- the waaF gene encoding lipopolysaccharide heptosyltransferase II; the protein is MPEKILIIQTAFLGDLILSTSFFHAVKTEHPGAEIHVLVNAGTESVLDNNPDITKVWSLDKKRIKKNPFAFLHFAGLLKKESFNKVYSAHFSFRSSLLSYLTRAPIRIGYKESGFSFLHTKTVQRPKQGPHEVEKLFSLLFEEYDFPKGRERRPYLFPGQLEEESFSKTKKDILNNEEGYILVAPSSLWETKRMPEEKFVSVITQILRKRKETVILIGSKADLEIENTIFRLMKTEPLQLRERSRLLSLVGKTNLKELMVWIQNAKAIISNDSSPIHFASAFNTPTVMLYGATIPAFGYGSLSDQHKIMEVQGLNCRPCGIHGGRICPEGHFRCMMDQNPVRIFEALEEIIKV
- a CDS encoding HAD family hydrolase, which gives rise to MVAFDVDGTLFSSESIIFKTYVQAIEEFAQKTGKITSLPSHDQIMNEIGKPVRTIFKNLLPELPEPERDQISGRVLDLLCDSIRSGGGDFYAGVGSTIHYLKEKGYTITCASNGRKAYIETVLDTAGVLQYFEPIVVINQDTIHTKGEILAEYVRKYNLEPSSIAMIGDRHSDWEAARENGCPFGFCTYGHGLPGEIPDFDWKFNDLPTLKEFF
- a CDS encoding aminopeptidase P N-terminal domain-containing protein, coding for MKLPNKKTKEYNSKLYRSRLTNIQKKLKKGEIFILFAANHKIRNRDVEYKFRQNSDFYYLTGITEEDSILVITKDITGMFCLPKDKEKEIWTGIRLGKEKIKSMLGLDFTYDLTDWEKEKPAILIGNHTLYYFFGENPDRDRELISECRNLSERAREGKFGPHRIEHPNFLHEERLTKSKEEISLLKNAAEITKLGHMRIMRESKPGMYEYELEALLDHEYLKYGSIGGGYGHIVASGKNACILHYVSNDDILKEGDLVLVDSGAEWNYYTADVTRVFPVGKKFTEAQKTIYEIVLYAQKNAIRNSISGIAFNEIHEKTVRFLSDCLREMGFLKGSLEEIIEKGTYRKFYMHLTGHYLGMDVHDVGRYFLEGKSRPLKDGQVVTVEPGLYFDPTDDSVPKEFRGIGIRIEDDILIQGKNPVNLTESIPKEISEIEALKA
- a CDS encoding DCC1-like thiol-disulfide oxidoreductase family protein, which produces MQSQNAVLVYDGNCGFCTRLAKSIREKTKDQITIVSFHKLTDSELQSIHKQLSRDLCAGEVQLIESGIRYPGFFAVRQLIWKMDIYKYFSFLLYLPLVPFLGMGIMYFLKRYRIKLS
- a CDS encoding KamA family radical SAM protein, which codes for MLVQSSLSDVLKAREELYSRTNWTDPTSQLQNRVKGEELSRYFVLSESEIIGIKETIRLHVSTTPYYLSLSSPDDPNCPIRKMIVPRSEEAVLSSEESADPLDEERLSPVRGLTHMYPNRVLLFSNHSCSVYCRHCMRGRKVSSSEERMEKGDLEKAFDYIRNHPEIEDVVISGGDPLNLADVRLEWILSELNSIPHVKICRLGTRNPVTLPFRITESLCKIIETYNNDKLSIFCNTQFNHPKECTKESKEAILRLLKAGVSVGNQSVLLKGINDEEETMLTLHKKLLEMRVRAYYLYDPELIPGSRGFRTPLARGIEIVEYMRGKIGGMGIPQFVNDLPGGGGKITIAPNWYLGYNPKTRQHVFRSAVTKKIHLSFEPIDSNKESYYPVLSEKELETLGL
- a CDS encoding THUMP domain-containing class I SAM-dependent RNA methyltransferase; this encodes MRRFGIKPTHPTYHAICGEGLSSLLESELKSHHLKINSSNRGGVFFSGKKEDVIQFAIQTKFASRINLQLLHENAETYDEFYAKTCELPWEKYIGPDVSFRIDAETKDKLKNSEFTMHRTKDAVLDRLRSKKIPLPEIEKRMADITIVVRSHTDKFSIELSLSGDPVGRRGYRLFAGNAPVREPIAQAMLEISGWKEGNTLVDPMCGSGTILIEAALRERLYGEINRFLFAESPVFQILFPTYVFSERKKEKPTKPHLFGFDIDPEAVRIAKENAYEAGVEDFVSFEVGNCLELKNNFGKEGHVITNPPYGERIGKPMEDLKEMYFQFGKVIKNEFGGWKFTVLSGDFSLLGKFGLKENAHLSLKHANLKAKIVDYEIRGGK
- a CDS encoding iron-containing redox enzyme family protein, producing MNIVETLKKDVETHPVLRSQWLLERNVSMSFNDLILWLSQEYFVSIGFVDWFLLVAAKTRDQNAKIVLVENIWGELGEGKIADTHVSILIEFLTKLNFDFANHQLLPETKTYLDKMESIIEKGFFYGLGALGPANEYLLKLEYSQISAAYKKLKTEMTLPEGKFFQVNLDADEGHSQRMFELIEETAKTEESKKQVIEGNLLALVAREDFYTGLSRLDKERLTKV
- a CDS encoding acetylglutamate kinase produces the protein MNSKDVLSRVFEITRDPRDGLLFLKEFQSLSPESFAILYADTETIFDSSEALFSDLKLLYQLDLFPFVILEVDSFQYLKVFFPLEQTNIDGEKSLGFSYQVVDRNLPLKEEVSRIIAQKKIPILLWEDESEKLSALIDRCRSILHSSKVIYVSIDGPLKEPNSGKVKSILQRDFHLSLPEGVTLSRSQEDFFQLSEDLLSKIEDPKFSIVLTSPFTLLTELFTVKGSGTLVKRKNKIRVCHSTEDVDMPRVFQLIEESFGKPLKPEFYNTKFDVLFLEESYRACAWLQKTEHGFLLSKFAVNGVARGAGVGRDIWDQILEHCRPLFWRSKPDNNINKWYMSIAQGIEKDESWYYYWLGLNQSLIPATIQTLKSQPEDFFPK
- the bfr gene encoding bacterioferritin yields the protein MKGKKEVIDILAEVLAAELTAINQYFIHAKLCKNWGYLELAEYLRKESIEEMKHADEIIERILFFDGIPDLQKYLKINVGQTVPEMLDHDLQLEYNAVERLNRGIDICVAAKDNGTRELLEKILVSEEEHIDWIETQKSIIDSISLPNYLAQKLGDSE
- a CDS encoding D-alanine--D-alanine ligase family protein, whose product is MKGTVILACDIYDPNTPELSQEWESEETIQKMETTIQALGYEVAVLSNPTEITSVLCNIPIGDRSRWIVWNLVEGYHSPNREAYIPALCEYLAVPHTGSSASVQTLTLDKYKTKLLLKSFGIPTADFWLVKDKNHTPPENFPLFVKPNGEGSSIGIGEENLIQTTSDWEKRIPTLLKKYNHLLVEPYLSGRELTIGVIGNKGSYMATVPAFVDYPGFVYSDLVKSKESFVESLDFLVSKELSNSLQTYALQIANVLESSGYIRIDFKLENDLPYLLEVNATPGFSSVYSTLPLLWEKNGKSYPELLNHCLELGFLEYQHHHRYKYAKDRNL